gtatagtacgaaaatgtggggttatgatgcttgtcacaacatttttgggttttaaatcaacgctatgttgcccgttctacgtaaaagtttctgttattacgtattttatcgcaatgtcgaatctcttcggaaaatatgtgacgaacataattgaagtttatacaaactgattgaaggcataccaaatccagttatttgcatggaaaatacaagagatcagtataatatcataatatgcactagcttgaggagagttaatgttcgttatcttctttggcttacatcatttgtagatttcaaaaatattaacccgaagatgaaatgcatatgatgcagtggttggcaatgggtatctcccgaaggaattaacagataattacaagaatgttaaatttttcaacaaaaatcatcttgcatcaatataagtaaaaggagttgaaggaagtttcaagttaagatgcaacttcaccgttgaacaaaaatttcacatgaataaacagtaaaagggcaacttgcgcgtatttgcatcttaatacattgatgtaattataataattaggtatttattagcaccttgagacatttacattgtataggacaagtcaaatgaaaaacagaaaaatccattttagggaacttattctccgatgacatttatcgaaaatcctgtagtaaacttttcgcattaattcactcaaacataaaatgcccaaatgccaccacttgtgtgggtctcccaatagaagaaaattctttgtcatactcttcattcacaatctttctgattgtggaaatattcagctgaaatataagtcgtttagattcagatgaaacattatatgaattctcttacattgaatatgttcgctatcgtctgacgtattgtggattttagaatatcagggtataactatttgaatgagcggacctgaattctaaatagcacttcctgaaaccctgtctcatttttcaatcactttcggcattttcaaattttcgtaataaaaattgatattaattgtggcaacggcgttatgacattaacgacatttcatgagtgccaacctaacttcgttctagttacaaaaacttgagaaaattatttcatggccaaccgactgctaaaataaatttgaatgaagtatagtagtCTAAAGCTGGTCACAGATTGCTATTACGTCACGTGAACCCACACTCAAGTGTGGTTCACAGTTCATGTATTATAATGGGTAATCAACTCTCCAGAGCCATACTTTTACATACTCAACGTGATAGCAGTCCATTTCCGCCATTAAGATTCACTCTctttaataatttcaaaattaaatgaatcaacgtttctgtgcagtctctgtttctgtgtgttgacaattaatgtcagacaaaaagcgacaattccagaagattttcaaaagtagattttttcgtctgatgaaggagtctgatatagactccgaaacgttacgaagaattataatttcaacgttatttattttgagttcattgtcaggcaacaattttttctagttaatttgctcctgacaaattagtgcaagaatttacgcaggagcaaatcgttgatttcttttttaattgattttgtttcagagattgggagtgaaagccctaaaaggtttgtgaataGGTACACTTACCGCTTGGAGAGTCTGGATAAGCTGCCCATATATCTCTACATGTTTTACCAGGATTTTTCTTTTGGCCATCGGGCCTCCGAATTTTGTCGAAAGATGTCTTAAGCTGTTCATAAGCCATCAACACCAGTTCCCTTCTATCTTCTTCGCTCATCTCCTTTCCGAATACTCTTATAGGTTCGTCGCTCATCGAATCAGGACCCTTCTGATTGTTCATCTGTCCCATTGCCAGCAGAGCCGCTAGGTTGTTGGCATCGTAGCCCAGGCCATCTCCTGGTGGTCCTGGAGGACCAGGGGGTCCTGAACAAAAATGCATTAGTATAAATTCTAGTTCCGTATGTTTTATCTTTGAACCTCGTTCTTACCTGGTGGTCCAGAAGGTCCAGACTTTCCATCATTGCCGTTATTTCCTCTTGGTCCCGGAGGCCCTTGTATGCCCTGTGGTCCTGGGTTGCCATCCCTTCCAGGAGGTCCTCTAGTGCCGGGTTCTCCATCTTTACCAGGTAAACCTGGATTTCCTGTCATACCTTTCTCGCCAGGGAGTCCAGGAGAACCTATGGAACACTTCGTTGTGAAACAATCCAGGAAAACATAACTTTTCTTTTACCTGGTAGACCCTGCAAACCTGTGAGCCCTCTGTGGCCCTTCGGACCCTCTGGTCCTAGATATCCCCGTTCTCCTTTCTCGCCAATCGGTCCTGGAGCACCTGGTTTTCCTCTTTCACCTCTTGCTCCCTCTATACCTTGAGGGCCAGTTTCGCCTCTAGGACCTCGTTCCCCTGTTGGACCCCTTGGACCCAAAGGTCCTGGTGGTCCCTGAAGCAGACGGTTACTCAAAAATTACTCCTTTTGGCTCTTTGAACTTATTATCAGCCCAAAAAAAGTCCAAAAAAGAAATAAACACTCATTCAAAAACTGTGTTCATCaggaaaatgaaatataaatataactATCAGTAGGTGTTCTTTTCCTTACCGGTAGTCCTGGTGGTCCAGAAGATCCTGGCTGTCCAGGTGGCCCTATTGGTCCTTTGTCGCCTGGTCGTCCTGCCAATCCTGGGGGTCCAATTTTTCCTGGGCTTCCTTCAGGACCCTGGTCACCAGCTGGACCAGGAAGTCCTTGTGGTCCGGAAACACCGGGAGGTCCCATGGGTCCTTCATTTCCTGGTTTACCCGGAGGACCTGCTTCGCCTTGAGAACCTCGATGTCCTTGAGGACCTTGAGATCCTTGGGGACCAGGCAAACCGATGGAACCTACAAGATATACTTCTCAGTCACATCCTTTCGCAATCAGAAACAAGACAGGAAATTTATGTCACAATTGTAGTCTATTTCGgatttgaaaatgaattttttgtagCGGATAGATGTCGCATGATGGAGTTATCATAATTCCCTTCAACCAATATTCACCTCTTTCCCCTGGTGTGCCTTGAGGGCCAGGTGGCCCTACGGGACCTGGTGAACCTTCTGCGCCGGTCTCTCCCTTCGGGCCTTCGGGACCAACAGGTCCTGGAAGCCCCTGGGGGCCTTGAAGTCCTGGGCTGCCCGCATCTCCAGTAGCTCCCTTGATTCCAGGAAGACCCTGAGGACCCATAGCTCCTTGATTTCCTGGATTTCCCTGTGAAATAAAAGAACGTCATTGAATAAAAGGTTCTAGATTACCTTTAGTAATGTTTTATCGAGCGTTTCCAACTTACTGGCGTTCCTGGTTCTCCCGCTCTTCCAGGTGGTCCCATCAGACCTACATCTCCCCTTGGACCTGCCTCACCACGTGCTCCTTTGGCGCCAGTCAACCCAATAGGTCCCTTTGGGCCTTGCTCACCTGGTAGACCAGATGGTCCTGGATTACCTTGTTCTCCTTTCAATCCTGGCAGACCCCTATCCCCTGAAATACCGAAGGAATTAATTGAAATATCTCCCATTCAATTGCTGCTTCAACCTTTCAGTCCAGGTAAACCAATCAGTCCTTGTGGTCCAGGGAAACCTTGAACACCAGGTTGTCCTTGAGGACCAACTGGTCCCCGTTCTCCTATAGCGCCTGGTTCTCCTGCTACACCCGGATGACCTGGCTCTCCTCTTTCACCTGGTTCTCCTGGTGGGCCATGAGGTCCGACTGGACCAGGTAATCCACGGTCGCCTGAAGATAGGTCGTGATAATCATAGTGCCTTTTGAAATATAATGATAAGCATACCTTGTCTTCCTGAAGGTCCTTCAGGACCAATTGGTCCGATGGATCCTCTTTCACCTTTTTCTCCTTGGACTCCAGGTGGACCTCTGAGTCCAGGAAGACCAACCATTCCTGGTAGTCCAGGATGTCCTTTAGCTCCACTAGGACCTTGAGCCCCCTAAGCAATAGAAGAAGAAAGTGTGAAAAACAGTCAGAAATCAATTCAATCTTACAAGATCGAAATGTAAAAGATAGAGTAATGTCgagttaatttttgaaaagtctACTTACTGGTGGTCCTTCAACACCTTGGGCACCTGTAGCTCCCTTAGGTCCGTCCAATCCGGGTAAACCATTAGGACCTCTTTCTCCGGGGAATCCCCTTTCGCCTCGTGGTCCTGGCGCTCCCATTGCGCCGGGAAGGCCTTGTATACCTTGTTCGCCATCTTTTCCAGGAGTACCAGGGTTTCCTGGACTACCCGGAAGTCCCTGTTAAATTTTATATCATAAATGTATCAGGCTTCGCATATTCGGGTTAAAAATTTCAAGTCTTACTTGGAATCCTCGTGGACCAACAGATCCTGGTGGGCCTCTTTCTCCATCTGCTCCTGGCGGTCCAGGAAGTCCTTGTGGGCCTGTTTTACCATCTTGCCCAGGCATGCCTCTAGCTCCAGGTTGACCAGGTGGTCCTTGTTCGCCATCTTTTCCAGGGGCACCCTATGAAtacaatgaaatgaaaataaagccTCTAGACAGCTCATTTAGTTAGAGGTGCTATCCGAAACGTTCTCTCTTACCGTCAAACCTTTGTCTCCAGGAGGTCCAAGTGGTCCTGGCAAACCTTGAAGACCCTGTGGTCCAGAATCACCTGGTTTACCATCTGCTCCGGGGAGTCCCCTGTCTCCAGGAATACCCGGTCGTCCTTGCGGTCCAGCCCTTCCAGTCAATCCCCTCATACCTGGTATACCCGGAGAGCCAGGTCTTCCAGGTTCTCCTTGGTTACCCTTAGATCCTGGCTGACCTGTGCTGCCCCTATCACCAGTTTGACCTTGAACAAGAAAAAGAGCGATCATTCATCTGGTCAAATGAGAACATGGAAGATTACCTTTAGGTCCAATTGCTCCATCGGGACCTGGTAATCCTCTAATTCCCATTGGTCCTCTTTCTCCAACGGGACCGGCAGGTCCAGTAGGTCCTCTCATGCCCCTTTTACCTCGTTTTCCTTCCTGACCGGGAAGACCAGGAAGACCCCTAGGTCCTGGACTACCGCTTTCACCTTTCACGCCAATATCTCCCTTATAACCTCGTTCACCTGGTGAACCCTGAAAGAAGTGAGTGATTAATAGCAAAATAatcaattttcatcaattttcttcagaaaaaaaaCCTACTGGAATTCCTTTCGCTCCGGGTTGGCCAGGACTTCCTGAAAGACCTGGAGGTCCTCTTGGTCCGGGGAATCCTGGAGGTCCGGAAATTCCGGGTGATCCAATACTTCCTTTTTCTCCATTCGATCCGTCTTTTCCTGGAATACCAGGTGGTCCAGATTCACCAGGTTGGCCAGGTCTACCAGATTCCCCTGAAAAGTGAAAATGTACTCTTTGTTTTCGTTACCATTCAATTTTCAGAGTGACTTATTCAAATTTGAGATGCTTACCTCTTGGCCCTTGAAGACCTTGACTGCCCTTTGGACCGATGCTTCCTATATCGCCCTTAGCTCCTGGATTTCCTGGAAAACCAGGTGATCCAGGCTTGCCAATCGCCCCCTGATCAACAAAATAAGGGAATAGCGTATTTGTTTCGAATCCTCATCATTATCAAACTCTACTTCATGATAAACTTACCGGTGGACCAGGTGGACCAGCAATTCCATCAAATCCTCTTATTCCTGGTGGTCCAGGAGGTCCTTCCCTTCCTCTTTCACCTCTGGGGCCTGAAGGCCCCATTGGGCCTGTCAAACCAACAGGTCCTTGAATTCCTTGAGAGCCCTTAGCTCCTGGTGGACCCTGCTCTCCCTTAGCTCCGTCAAGTCCGTTGTAACCCCTATGTCCTTTCGGCCCTGGCAACCCAGGCATTCCTGGAAGACCCCTAGGTCCTGGTGGACCAGCCGCTCCTGGCTGCCCAGCCTCGCCGTCATCACCAGGTTCGCCCTATGATCATAAAATACTCAATCTTTTATTGTACATTCCATATGGTATCGAATACTTACGTCTTTTCCTGGAGGTCCAGGTAATCCTCGAGGTCCAATTGGTCCCATTGGACCTGGTAAACCAGGCTCACCTGTCTCGCCTCTGAGACCTTGGAATCCTTGGGAGCCTTGAAGACCTGCAGGTCCCTGCGGACCTCTGGGTCCAACAGGGCCAACTTGAGCTTGCATGAATTGAAAAGGTTCAGGGAATGCTGGACCTTTATCGTGACTAGATTGCGAAGCTACAAGTTCTTGATAATACGAGCTGAGGTCAGGTGCGGGTCCTGGTGGTCCTGGGGGACCCGGAATACCTGGAGTGCCCGGAGAACCTGGCTGGCCTGGATCTCCCCTGGGAGCTTCACGTTGGAAAAAAGTTTTAGTCAAGTAAGGGATTAATAATGGTTATGGGCGATATACCTGGAGGTTCTTCTGGTCTTGATTCTCTTGTCGGTCTTGGTCCTAGAAGACAATCGTTGTCCGTTTCGCACTGAATGGTCCCTTTGATACAGCTGCACTGTGTGCAATTTCCAACTCTCCAATCTTCTCCATCTAGATGCTGTACTCCTTCTTGGTGGCAACTGAAAGGAACTCTCGATGTGGTAGGACGAGGTGCGGATGATGGTGTGGGCCTTTCATTCTCTGGTTGGGTAAATGGAGTTGTCTGAGGCACTCGTTCTTCATCTTTTCGAGTTGTCGTTGCATCAGTTCTATTTTGTGGCCTTGAAGTAGTAGATTCTACAAAAAATCATTAGTTCAACATGATCTTTAACGATAAATTTCAAGGTGTAATAGAATGTATAAGTAAATGCAGAATCAAGTATAAAGTACAAACTTCACAATCACAATAAGAGCACAAATAAAGAACAGCTAAGTACCAGAGACTGCATACCATTATACATATCTTGTCATTGTCAAACCCTTACACGAACCCTTAAGAGACTTCCCTAATCTATAGTCAAACCAAACGCTCAATAATGATTCAAGCTAGCGTTTGTATCATATCAACTATATCGCTGATACATATCAGTGATGTTCTATGAATGTACGAAAACGAAAAGTTTATGGAGAACTCAGTATGTCTCTAAGCTCCCTCTGATTGATCATAATTTGTACAAGCTGAGTATTTCAAAATGACTCTGTGTTAATTCTTTTCAATAATAAGAATTGTTTTGGCACAAAAACTTCCAAAAACAAcaattctaatgaaatgacAGAAACTTGATTGACCGTCAAAAAGTTGAATTGCCAATTCAaaatattccttatattttctttcGTATATAGAGAACGAGCACGAAGTATTTCAAAATCGAGAAATTCAATTGTAAGTGATCCCAATGAAGACAAAGATAGATCATTACGACTTATGCCTGAATAGGCATTCGAATTTCAAAAAACGACAGGCTGTACGTACTTCTCTTGTCGTCTTCTTCGTAGTATTCTTCATACTCTGGACCGTATTCTTCATAGTCTGCGGTGGGCTGTTGATCCTGTAATGTTTGATCACTAGACTTCGCATCGTCTGCTTGGACCTTATCTGCTTCCTCCAAGTCTCTTTTCAACAACCTTCTTTTCACTCTGGCGTCAACTGTACCAGATATTGTGACGAGTATCAGGAGCAATACGAATCCACATCTGAACAATGGCATATTTAGCTGCAGAACAACCAATATCTTATGAAAGACATTTCATTTATAAATGTGATAAGTGAGTTATAGTCTTAGTTTTATCGAAGAGAAAGATAGATCTAAATACCGAATAGTTGTTCTGTTTTTTATAAGATTGGTAGGCAGACAAAGTCATGAAATTTTTAACCGAACAATTTGTCCACTAAAAATACATTTGCATGGAAAAAACCTCATCATATTCAGTTGAAAGAGGCCTTTCCAATTCTGGCGtaatttattatgaaaattgatcATATTTCCTATTAATAAAAATTAACAGCAACAACTGAGGATATCCATCAAAATTATAATCTATTCCCATAAAAATTGCCCGAACAACTTCTTAATTTCGATAAGGCAAAGTTCTTTAACCAATTACTGACCAATAACCTAATAGGATCAAATTCCTATATCCGAAAATTGATGATTTAGAGGTCAATATAGAAAGACAAATGGttcgattcaaattttaaatcaattttttccctTTATTAACGACCCATATCACAGCTCTGAATTGGGTCAATGTTCATTGAACTGATTTCCATAAATATTTCTGCATCGGCTCAATGATGAAGATGTGCGTGTAAATCATCATTGAGATTTATGGTTTTCACATATCCTGAAATAGTAACACTTCTATTACTACTGAAAGAAATTGAAAGGGATTTACGTCATCTAGGAGCCTGAATGCAAATGTAATTGTTGATTGTAATTAAAAAGAGTATTAGAGTTGATTCAGTACGAATGCTTTCAAAGAATGATCATCATTTTGTTCGGATTGAAGAGGAAAATCAGTTATAAGCTGGCTAAATATATTTTCTCGACAATATCTCAAATTGAATGCGAGTGCACTGGGAATTGTACTTGTTCGATAGTTTTGCATACAGTTTTCGTGTTATTGAACATTTACTTATTCAATTTCATACTTAcccctttaatttttgaatcaattgaaTAAGATCAAGATATTTATACAGAGGGGCTTTATAAAAGGTTATAAAAGGCTGTGGgcgtaaaaatattttcatatcacaGAAATAAAAAGAATAACTGAAAGATACTCTGAATCATAATTGAGAAAATCTGTCAATTTCTAAATCCCATGAAAATTTTTAGGATGCCAGATAtgaataatcatttttcaatgaattttgtaCCCTGAAAATCGAATTTTGAGTTTGTAAAAGaaggaattaaaaattttgtgtgACAAACTTTCATCGTTTTTGGAATGAGACATATCTGAAATATATTTGCCTGAGGATTTTCGTGGTCAGAAAAATACTTCAATGAGATTCAGGGTTTTTGATATAAAAACGTTTCGTAATATGTGGACTCATCAGGTTCTCTACTCACTTCAGTGCAAATTCaagggaaaaaatttaaaataatacTGAAATAATATGTGATTCACTTTTGGATATTAGGGTTATGATTGAGGTGATGTGATTTTATCAAATTTTGTGGGATAGATGAACTTACATATAAGTTGAAACAGTATTATATGCAACAATGAAACAACAATGAAATATGCATCAAAATCATCACAATCAATAAGTTATCGAGAGTAAACTACAGACAGTGTTCtaactgtattgaaaatttaGTATATTCGTGCATACTATGGCAACAAATgtatttaatttttcccttttttATTGTCATTTAATATTCCATGATCTACGACGATAAAGATGAAAAACATGCTACTGCAttcttgaaaacaaaaattgaattgaaattttcggtTTGAAACTATGCAGAGAGAAATgaacgaaaatattttttcaagcaGCTCCGGCtgtatttcaagtttttccatTCTTTTCTGGGCACCCTGTTTATAAAACACTCTCTCAGCGATTTTATGAACAATTTTTAATAAGATATACAGGAACGACTTTATGCAATTTGACAATAGTATATGAGTGAaggaattcaaatgaatgaTTGCATTAGGAAAGAgaatattcaagaaaaaatatgttcCACTCACCAAGCGTTTTAAGGGATAGAACCCCTTGCCAAACGCTATATAAATTAACACATCTAATCTTCCATCATCTCCAGAACTGGCACACAAGAAACCATAGCTTCTGGATTAAGGAATATTTGGTTTTGATTGGGTTGAAATAGTCTTCCCCACTATTTATCAAATGGGAGATCTGCGAAACGCATCAAATGACAATGATCCATTTTCTATTCGAACCGAAAATATTTATGCAAATTGGTGTCTTTTAAATCTATTAGATGCTTCCTGGTTTTCTATTCAATTGGTATTTGGTTAGTGTCGCCGTCCGATATTTGATGATAGGTCGTTTCTAATGAAAATTTCGATCTGAGGATGATAATGAAGCAAATATTCGGCCTTTAGCTCATGGGGAGGTATAGATaagtttcatttttatattttgttacCTCTAATAACATGAATTTTTATACCGAGAATCAATAGATTTTGTAATAGAACATATGATCTCTTTCATCCTGAAATACTGACAAATTTGAAAGTTCCTCGAAGAACTTAGTTTTTTCCTAATTTTGTGAATAATAATCAACATAATTCTTCGAAATATCAAACTTTCACATTTCTATGCTTTCACTAAGCAATTCTGTCAAAACCtaaactgaaattttcaaaggTCGTGGGGGATTTCAAAATACTATCATTTCCATCAGTAAATGAGCAAACAGGAGGGATAAAGGCAGAAAAGCAAAAAGAATTTCAACAACGAAAACGTTTCTATTTATTTTCAGTATTCACATTACATttattttcgtcaattttttcgacAGCACTCAAGACTTTGTCAAAGAGTATTTCATCAACGTCAAAGGCGTTTATAAATTCTCTGTGTCCATATTTTTTCACTAGAGAATATCCACATTTGGACTTTTCAGGTATTTTTTCATATAGGTTTTGAGTATCCTAAAAATGAGTATTATTATGATAGTATAAAAACTTGCGACGGAATATTCCTGTAAGGGTTAAATTCAGCAAACCAAAAACAGTGTTCTTGGTGTGAACATTCTCAGATAAGTCGACTGTCGATTATAgttaatatttcaaattgccTTCTTTTTGATGCAAGAAAATTACCACAAACTTGGGAATGATATGTCATGGATAATTGTTTTAAATTGCAATCATTTCAACAACAAGGAATAAGAAGTTGACATTTGGTAAGTGTGTAACTTGATACGCCATTCAACAAAAACTGCCTCAAAATACAAATAGATCTACCCGAACATATTCACTAGAACATCGTCTTTGATTAACTTAATTTATTCGCACTGTATACCTACTTCAATTCGCTTTTTATGTAATGAAATTCAATCAAATTAAGTCTATTTTGTAACATCAGTTCACCATCAATAAATTTACCTTTCTCGTTGCTACAATATCCCTCTCTCCTACCAGCATCAACTGTGGTAATGTCATTTTTTTCAAGTCGTAGACTGGCGGTTGCTCAGAGTTGTATTTTTCCAAGTTTTCTTCCACGCCAAAATCGAATTCTATAAATTGCCCGCTCTTTATAATCTGATGGTAATGTTCAACTGTGTTGATGGAGATAGAATCGCGATTCTGTATTGATGTAATGGGATAGGTCAGCTGTAAAGGAGCAAAAAGAAgccatgaaattttcaaacaa
The window above is part of the Coccinella septempunctata chromosome 8, icCocSept1.1, whole genome shotgun sequence genome. Proteins encoded here:
- the LOC123319402 gene encoding collagen alpha-1(I) chain-like, producing the protein MPLFRCGFVLLLILVTISGTVDARVKRRLLKRDLEEADKVQADDAKSSDQTLQDQQPTADYEEYGPEYEEYYEEDDKRKSTTSRPQNRTDATTTRKDEERVPQTTPFTQPENERPTPSSAPRPTTSRVPFSCHQEGVQHLDGEDWRVGNCTQCSCIKGTIQCETDNDCLLGPRPTRESRPEEPPAPRGDPGQPGSPGTPGIPGPPGPPGPAPDLSSYYQELVASQSSHDKGPAFPEPFQFMQAQVGPVGPRGPQGPAGLQGSQGFQGLRGETGEPGLPGPMGPIGPRGLPGPPGKDGEPGDDGEAGQPGAAGPPGPRGLPGMPGLPGPKGHRGYNGLDGAKGEQGPPGAKGSQGIQGPVGLTGPMGPSGPRGERGREGPPGPPGIRGFDGIAGPPGPPGAIGKPGSPGFPGNPGAKGDIGSIGPKGSQGLQGPRGESGRPGQPGESGPPGIPGKDGSNGEKGSIGSPGISGPPGFPGPRGPPGLSGSPGQPGAKGIPGSPGERGYKGDIGVKGESGSPGPRGLPGLPGQEGKRGKRGMRGPTGPAGPVGERGPMGIRGLPGPDGAIGPKGQTGDRGSTGQPGSKGNQGEPGRPGSPGIPGMRGLTGRAGPQGRPGIPGDRGLPGADGKPGDSGPQGLQGLPGPLGPPGDKGLTGAPGKDGEQGPPGQPGARGMPGQDGKTGPQGLPGPPGADGERGPPGSVGPRGFQGLPGSPGNPGTPGKDGEQGIQGLPGAMGAPGPRGERGFPGERGPNGLPGLDGPKGATGAQGVEGPPGAQGPSGAKGHPGLPGMVGLPGLRGPPGVQGEKGERGSIGPIGPEGPSGRQGDRGLPGPVGPHGPPGEPGERGEPGHPGVAGEPGAIGERGPVGPQGQPGVQGFPGPQGLIGLPGLKGDRGLPGLKGEQGNPGPSGLPGEQGPKGPIGLTGAKGARGEAGPRGDVGLMGPPGRAGEPGTPGNPGNQGAMGPQGLPGIKGATGDAGSPGLQGPQGLPGPVGPEGPKGETGAEGSPGPVGPPGPQGTPGERGSIGLPGPQGSQGPQGHRGSQGEAGPPGKPGNEGPMGPPGVSGPQGLPGPAGDQGPEGSPGKIGPPGLAGRPGDKGPIGPPGQPGSSGPPGLPGPPGPLGPRGPTGERGPRGETGPQGIEGARGERGKPGAPGPIGEKGERGYLGPEGPKGHRGLTGLQGLPGSPGLPGEKGMTGNPGLPGKDGEPGTRGPPGRDGNPGPQGIQGPPGPRGNNGNDGKSGPSGPPGPPGPPGPPGDGLGYDANNLAALLAMGQMNNQKGPDSMSDEPIRVFGKEMSEEDRRELVLMAYEQLKTSFDKIRRPDGQKKNPGKTCRDIWAAYPDSPSGQYWIDPNDGDPKDAILVHCDMERKASCILPSPAESEVLNYEGHDTEVWLGELEKGIKITYKAHSNQIGYLQLLTTHAQQNITFHCKNTVAYFDQHRRTFRRGLKLMAWNDAELLPKGNNRLRYEALVDDCKFRKNSWEKTVLQYTSDKTNRLPLLDVGMRDLGKPDQSFKVEIGAACFY